The following are encoded in a window of Bacillus xiapuensis genomic DNA:
- a CDS encoding UPF0738 family protein, which translates to MRKTIHFKRTSWSGNELQLHAEEPVSLANVTASGQMIVDSDNLAFVYLAEEQDDYIYLYIHEDTWGDLRKAWKDGADLVAAGRDAHLALTNWKEELSYLVSNIEGNSNYGEAMVATVENVFVHE; encoded by the coding sequence ATGAGAAAAACCATTCACTTTAAACGAACCTCTTGGAGCGGAAACGAACTTCAATTGCATGCGGAAGAACCCGTTTCCTTAGCCAATGTTACAGCCAGCGGCCAAATGATTGTGGATTCTGACAATTTGGCGTTCGTGTATTTGGCGGAAGAACAAGATGATTATATTTATTTATACATACATGAAGATACATGGGGAGATCTTCGCAAAGCTTGGAAGGATGGCGCTGATTTAGTCGCAGCCGGACGTGATGCTCATCTCGCCCTCACGAATTGGAAAGAAGAGCTTTCTTATTTAGTCAGCAATATTGAAGGCAACAGCAACTATGGAGAAGCGATGGTAGCTACTGTGGAGAACGTATTTGTTCATGAATAA
- a CDS encoding lytic transglycosylase domain-containing protein, translating into MNNHFIHTMLQTSALQNMSMLPGGGTTASNSSQLFGAVLKQALIQGLLLENSRAQGASPASSGLGMAAAPSPFVTKPGADVIKSGSAPMKTGFDDIITRAAEKYNIPKKLIQSVIKQESNFNPNARSYVGAAGLMQLMPATARGLGVSNPYDPEQNIFGGTKYLRQMLDQFGGNIKLALAAYNAGPGNVRKHGGIPPFKETQNYVQKVTSNYFA; encoded by the coding sequence ATGAATAATCACTTCATTCATACGATGCTACAAACAAGCGCCTTGCAAAATATGTCCATGCTCCCCGGCGGCGGGACGACTGCTTCCAATTCTTCGCAGCTGTTCGGAGCGGTATTGAAGCAAGCATTGATTCAAGGTCTTTTGCTTGAAAACAGCCGGGCGCAAGGAGCGTCCCCCGCCTCCTCAGGATTGGGGATGGCCGCTGCACCTTCCCCTTTCGTGACAAAACCGGGGGCCGATGTCATAAAATCGGGCAGTGCGCCGATGAAAACCGGCTTTGACGATATTATTACGAGAGCCGCTGAAAAGTATAATATCCCCAAGAAATTAATTCAATCGGTCATCAAGCAGGAATCTAATTTCAATCCAAATGCAAGAAGCTATGTCGGCGCGGCCGGTCTCATGCAGCTTATGCCGGCCACCGCAAGAGGTCTCGGTGTTTCCAACCCGTATGACCCCGAGCAAAATATTTTCGGCGGTACGAAATATTTGCGGCAAATGCTCGATCAGTTCGGCGGAAATATTAAACTGGCTCTTGCCGCTTACAATGCCGGGCCCGGAAATGTAAGAAAACACGGAGGCATTCCTCCCTTTAAAGAAACACAAAACTATGTGCAAAAAGTAACGAGCAATTATTTTGCTTAA
- a CDS encoding ClpXP adapter SpxH family protein: protein MGSAQQKKLEIYMFVDPLCPKCWALEPIIRKLQIEYGHYFRLKQVLTGNLAALNLPKQKCQSIAKHWEKTATRTGMSCDGSLWIENPISSPFLASIAIKAAELQGRRAGSRFLRKLQEVLFLGSQNVSDLSVLTACANESGLDKGEFLNDIHSSSAAKAFQCDLKISAEMEVEEVPTLVFFNENIEEEGIKISGLYSYDIYVQILYEMLEEIPQPLAPPSLEEFLRHFRLAATKEISEVYNWSAKQVEKEMKKLILQRKARKIPAKHGSFWEYSGNE, encoded by the coding sequence ATGGGTTCGGCTCAGCAAAAAAAGCTTGAGATTTACATGTTCGTTGATCCTCTCTGTCCGAAGTGCTGGGCTCTTGAGCCTATAATCCGCAAATTGCAAATTGAATACGGCCATTATTTTCGATTGAAGCAAGTATTAACCGGCAATCTTGCTGCATTGAATTTGCCAAAGCAAAAATGCCAATCCATCGCCAAGCACTGGGAGAAAACAGCAACACGAACAGGCATGTCATGTGACGGCAGCCTTTGGATCGAAAATCCGATTTCTTCTCCTTTTCTCGCTTCCATTGCCATTAAGGCAGCCGAGCTGCAAGGACGGCGGGCCGGAAGCCGGTTCTTGCGCAAATTGCAGGAAGTGCTCTTTTTAGGGAGCCAAAATGTTTCCGATTTGTCCGTATTGACGGCTTGTGCCAACGAATCCGGGCTGGATAAAGGGGAATTTTTAAATGATATCCATTCTTCCAGTGCAGCGAAAGCCTTTCAATGCGATTTAAAGATATCTGCTGAAATGGAAGTGGAAGAGGTGCCAACGCTCGTGTTCTTCAATGAAAACATTGAAGAGGAAGGAATTAAAATCTCTGGGCTGTACTCTTACGATATTTATGTTCAGATTCTTTATGAAATGCTAGAGGAGATTCCGCAGCCGCTTGCTCCTCCTTCCCTTGAAGAATTTTTGCGGCATTTTCGCCTCGCAGCCACGAAGGAAATCAGTGAAGTCTATAATTGGAGCGCCAAGCAGGTCGAGAAAGAAATGAAGAAACTGATCCTGCAGCGAAAAGCCCGAAAAATCCCTGCAAAGCACGGATCTTTCTGGGAATATAGCGGCAATGAATGA
- the fabI gene encoding enoyl-ACP reductase FabI, with protein sequence MTLSLAGKTFVVMGVANKRSIAWGIARSLHAAGARLIFTYAGERLEKNVRQLAETLEGNQSLILPCDVTQDADIEKCFAQIKEEAGTIHGLAHCIAFANKEDLDGEFIDTSRDGFLLAHNISAYSLTAVAKYAKPLMTEGGSIVTMTYLGGERVVKNYNVMGVAKASLDASVRYLAADLGKDGIRVNSISAGPIRTLAAKGISDFNSILKDIEETAPLRRTTTQEEVGDTAVFLFSDMSRGITGENLHVDSGFHIIAR encoded by the coding sequence ATGACGCTTTCATTAGCCGGAAAGACCTTTGTAGTGATGGGGGTCGCCAATAAAAGAAGTATTGCTTGGGGGATTGCGCGTTCATTACACGCTGCAGGAGCACGCTTAATTTTTACATACGCCGGGGAACGTCTCGAAAAAAATGTCCGTCAATTAGCGGAAACGCTGGAAGGAAATCAGTCGCTCATTCTGCCTTGTGATGTGACGCAAGACGCTGATATTGAAAAATGCTTTGCGCAAATTAAAGAAGAAGCAGGCACGATTCACGGGTTGGCGCATTGTATTGCATTTGCGAATAAGGAAGATCTTGATGGGGAATTTATTGATACATCGCGTGATGGTTTTCTTCTTGCTCACAATATCAGCGCTTATTCACTGACAGCCGTAGCCAAATACGCCAAGCCGCTCATGACAGAAGGCGGCAGTATTGTCACGATGACTTACTTAGGCGGCGAGCGCGTGGTGAAAAACTACAATGTTATGGGCGTCGCCAAAGCCTCTCTTGATGCAAGCGTCCGCTATTTAGCAGCTGACCTTGGCAAGGATGGCATTCGTGTCAACTCGATTTCAGCAGGACCGATTCGCACGCTCGCAGCAAAAGGGATCAGCGACTTTAACTCAATTTTGAAAGATATCGAGGAAACGGCTCCGCTGCGCCGCACGACGACGCAGGAAGAAGTCGGTGATACAGCTGTCTTCTTATTCAGTGACATGTCCCGCGGTATTACAGGGGAGAATCTTCACGTTGATTCAGGCTTTCATATCATTGCCAGATAA
- a CDS encoding monovalent cation:proton antiporter family protein, whose amino-acid sequence MEEHASLLSLVIVIVAAFLTPILLHRLKLNFIPVVIAEIVVGLIIGKSGFDIVEQDVWLETLSTLGFLFLMFLSGLEIDFSAFSANKKRKENDAKAAKEPNAFTAATVVFLGILVLSFGLSYLFAVMGLIEDAFLMTLIISTISLGVVVPTLKEAHLMKTVIGQIILLVAVIADLVTMILLAVYVSVSGSEGGNTWLLLVLFAAGVLLYFLAKQFKGKPIFDALSTGTVQIGTRAVFTLMIVLVALSEYVGAENILGAFLAGVLVSLLAPNNELIRQLDSFGYGFLIPIFFVMVGVELELWSLLSDKKMLLFIPLLMLAFFISKAVPILYLRKWYDKKTVAASAFLLTSTLSLVIAAAKIAERLGVITAQMSGTLILVAVITCLITPVIFKKLFPTHMREEKQIKVAFIGANQYTMPISKELRSKLYDTVLYRKKPETQEAHSSQSIFDIVELEELSVDLLEEQGVFSADILVITTGDEQHNAHLAMAAKERGVERVIAHVEREELEKRLIAEGIETFSYFLSSKALLRALIESPSILSILTNKETSLYEIKLLNPQYEGMTLRKFPFTGDVIFVRIFRDKDSLVPHGDTELRLHDRLIVTGSKEYVDELKRELELN is encoded by the coding sequence ATGGAAGAACATGCATCGCTATTATCTTTAGTTATTGTAATTGTTGCTGCTTTCTTAACCCCCATTTTGCTGCACCGATTGAAACTGAACTTTATTCCTGTCGTTATTGCTGAAATTGTGGTGGGGTTAATCATAGGGAAAAGCGGCTTTGACATAGTAGAGCAAGACGTCTGGCTGGAGACATTATCGACGCTTGGATTTCTTTTTCTCATGTTTTTAAGCGGATTGGAGATTGATTTTTCCGCCTTTTCTGCAAACAAAAAGCGCAAGGAAAATGATGCTAAAGCCGCTAAAGAGCCTAACGCCTTTACGGCCGCAACGGTTGTCTTTTTAGGCATTCTCGTCTTGTCATTCGGTCTTTCCTACCTGTTTGCTGTCATGGGACTGATTGAAGATGCTTTCCTCATGACCTTAATTATCTCAACTATTTCTTTAGGAGTCGTTGTTCCTACTTTAAAGGAAGCGCATTTAATGAAGACGGTCATCGGTCAGATTATTCTGCTGGTTGCGGTTATTGCTGATCTTGTCACGATGATTTTGCTGGCGGTATATGTTTCCGTGAGCGGCAGTGAAGGCGGCAATACTTGGCTTCTTCTTGTGCTGTTTGCTGCGGGCGTTCTGCTCTATTTTCTCGCTAAGCAATTTAAAGGCAAGCCGATTTTTGACGCATTGTCAACCGGAACTGTCCAGATTGGAACCCGCGCGGTCTTTACCCTGATGATCGTGCTTGTGGCGCTGTCTGAATATGTCGGCGCGGAAAATATTCTCGGCGCGTTCTTAGCTGGGGTGCTCGTTTCATTATTAGCGCCGAATAACGAGCTCATCCGCCAGCTTGATTCATTTGGCTACGGATTTTTAATTCCGATTTTCTTCGTGATGGTCGGTGTTGAGCTTGAACTGTGGTCACTTTTAAGCGATAAGAAAATGCTATTGTTCATTCCGCTATTAATGCTGGCGTTTTTCATTTCCAAAGCTGTTCCAATTTTATATTTGAGAAAGTGGTATGACAAGAAAACAGTGGCTGCTTCTGCCTTCTTGTTAACCTCAACCTTGTCACTTGTGATCGCGGCAGCCAAAATCGCGGAGCGCCTTGGGGTCATCACGGCGCAAATGAGCGGTACGCTTATTTTAGTGGCTGTTATTACTTGCTTGATCACGCCGGTTATCTTTAAAAAGCTATTTCCGACGCATATGAGGGAGGAGAAACAGATCAAGGTGGCTTTTATAGGCGCCAATCAGTACACGATGCCGATTTCGAAAGAATTGAGGTCAAAATTGTACGATACGGTCCTCTACCGGAAGAAGCCGGAGACGCAGGAAGCCCATTCGAGCCAATCCATTTTTGACATCGTTGAGTTAGAAGAGCTGTCTGTGGATTTGCTGGAGGAGCAGGGGGTGTTTTCCGCTGATATTCTCGTGATTACGACCGGTGATGAACAGCATAATGCTCATCTGGCTATGGCGGCGAAAGAGCGCGGAGTGGAGCGGGTAATCGCCCATGTAGAACGGGAAGAACTGGAGAAACGTCTGATCGCGGAAGGGATTGAAACATTCTCCTACTTCTTGTCATCCAAGGCGCTGCTGCGTGCGTTGATAGAGTCCCCGAGCATTCTTAGCATTTTAACAAATAAGGAAACATCATTATATGAAATTAAACTTTTGAATCCTCAATATGAAGGCATGACGCTTAGGAAGTTTCCGTTTACAGGGGATGTGATCTTTGTGCGGATTTTCCGAGACAAGGATTCACTCGTTCCGCATGGAGATACAGAGCTCCGCTTGCATGATCGGCTGATTGTTACCGGCTCAAAGGAATATGTGGATGAACTGAAACGGGAGCTGGAGCTTAATTAA
- a CDS encoding RluA family pseudouridine synthase gives MNWMAAAQDHGVLLREFLSKKNISKRALTDIKFNGGIISVNGKEENVRYVVAAGDQIEVVFPKEEPSAGMQPEAIPLSILYEDEYLIAAAKPAGMNTIPSREHPSGSLANGILSYYRERGIEATVHIVTRLDRDTSGVVLIAKHRHIHHLFSLMQRQRLVARTYEALAEGVFSQAASRIELPIGRKETSIIEREVRQDGQYACTHYEVLQQYPSFAHLRLRLETGRTHQIRVHLSHIGHPLLGDDLYGGRVKEISRQALHCSRLTFHHPVTGKSMTFQLPLAGDLQRVIEQFGSYG, from the coding sequence ATGAATTGGATGGCAGCCGCTCAAGATCACGGCGTGCTGCTTCGGGAATTTCTTTCAAAGAAAAACATTTCAAAGAGGGCGCTGACGGATATTAAGTTTAATGGCGGGATCATCTCCGTCAACGGCAAAGAGGAAAACGTCCGCTATGTGGTGGCGGCCGGTGATCAAATCGAAGTGGTATTTCCTAAGGAGGAGCCGAGTGCCGGCATGCAGCCGGAAGCGATTCCGCTCTCGATCCTCTATGAAGATGAGTATCTGATCGCAGCAGCTAAACCGGCGGGCATGAATACGATCCCATCCCGGGAGCATCCTTCCGGAAGTCTGGCGAACGGTATCCTATCCTATTATCGTGAGCGGGGCATTGAGGCGACTGTTCATATTGTGACCAGGTTAGACCGCGATACGTCGGGGGTTGTGCTTATTGCCAAGCACCGGCATATTCATCACCTATTTTCCCTCATGCAAAGGCAGCGCCTAGTTGCGCGCACGTATGAAGCGCTGGCAGAAGGGGTATTTTCACAAGCAGCCTCCCGAATTGAGCTTCCTATCGGGCGTAAAGAAACGAGCATTATCGAGCGGGAAGTAAGGCAGGACGGCCAGTATGCCTGCACTCATTACGAAGTGCTGCAGCAGTACCCCTCATTTGCTCATCTCCGGCTGCGCCTTGAAACGGGGCGCACTCATCAAATACGGGTGCATCTTTCGCACATCGGCCATCCTCTTCTAGGGGATGATCTGTACGGCGGGAGAGTGAAGGAGATAAGCCGGCAAGCTTTGCATTGCAGCCGCCTGACATTTCACCATCCCGTAACTGGGAAAAGCATGACCTTTCAATTGCCGCTTGCCGGAGACTTGCAGCGCGTGATTGAACAATTTGGCTCTTATGGGTAA
- a CDS encoding CYTH domain-containing protein: protein MSQVLEIEFKNLLTKEEFHRLLTAFKLQEDDFTLQHNHYLDTAAFHLKEAGCALRVREKSGRFELTLKQPAAEGLLETNQRLLQEQAQALLTTGRLPEGTVRNSIYSLVAAREDFCHFGTLSTKRAEITYKDGLLVFDHSFYFQREDFELEYEVTEKSSGEKHFKKLLNDYQIPVRKTDNKVSRFYQEKLRLIKGEKQGENHA, encoded by the coding sequence ATGAGCCAGGTACTGGAAATTGAATTTAAAAACCTATTAACAAAAGAGGAATTTCATCGTTTGCTAACTGCTTTTAAATTGCAGGAAGATGATTTCACACTTCAGCATAATCATTATTTAGATACAGCCGCTTTTCATTTAAAAGAAGCTGGCTGCGCTTTGCGCGTGCGCGAAAAAAGCGGACGGTTCGAGCTGACTCTCAAGCAACCGGCTGCAGAAGGGCTGTTGGAGACGAATCAGCGGCTTCTTCAAGAGCAAGCGCAAGCATTGCTCACAACGGGACGGCTGCCGGAGGGAACTGTCCGAAATAGCATTTATTCTTTAGTAGCCGCTAGGGAAGACTTCTGCCATTTCGGGACATTATCCACGAAACGTGCGGAAATCACGTATAAAGATGGTCTTCTCGTCTTTGATCATAGTTTCTATTTCCAGCGGGAGGATTTTGAGCTAGAATATGAAGTAACAGAAAAATCCAGCGGAGAGAAACACTTCAAAAAGCTTTTGAATGACTATCAAATACCGGTGAGAAAGACCGATAATAAAGTTAGCCGATTCTATCAGGAAAAACTACGCCTCATAAAAGGTGAGAAACAGGGAGAGAACCATGCATGA
- a CDS encoding globin domain-containing protein encodes MAEKSIAPYELIGEKKLSELVDSFYSKVSKHPDLFPIFPDDLTETARKQKQFLTQYLGGPSLYTDEHGHPMLRARHMPFPITPKRADAWLLCMRQAMDETGVTGELRGFIYHRLELTARHMVNQPEELGEEH; translated from the coding sequence ATGGCTGAAAAATCAATAGCACCATATGAACTCATCGGAGAAAAGAAACTATCGGAGCTTGTTGATTCTTTTTATTCAAAAGTAAGCAAGCACCCTGACCTATTTCCAATATTTCCTGACGATTTGACCGAGACAGCTCGCAAGCAAAAACAGTTTTTAACTCAATATTTAGGCGGGCCCTCTTTATACACCGACGAACATGGCCATCCCATGCTCCGTGCCCGCCACATGCCGTTTCCCATCACACCTAAACGAGCGGATGCCTGGCTCCTCTGTATGCGCCAAGCGATGGATGAAACCGGCGTAACTGGAGAATTGCGCGGCTTCATTTATCATCGGCTTGAATTGACAGCAAGACATATGGTGAATCAGCCGGAAGAATTAGGTGAGGAACATTGA
- the prpE gene encoding bis(5'-nucleosyl)-tetraphosphatase PrpE, producing MEIDIIGDIHGCYQEFEELTKKLGYSWKNGLPVHPDGRLLGFVGDLTDRGPASIKVIEVVHDLWEKGLAYYAPGNHCNKLYRWFLGNNVQVTHGLETTVAELEQLENRDFKRIKKKFITLYEQSPLYQMLDNRQLIIAHAGIREQDIGKFTAKVKTFVLYGDITGEKHADGSPVRRDWAKHYRGQSWIIYGHTPTREVRQIHRTANIDTGAVFGGKLTAFRYPEKTIVSVPSAMPYVPEKFRAFDS from the coding sequence ATGGAAATAGATATTATTGGGGATATCCATGGATGCTATCAAGAATTTGAGGAGTTGACGAAGAAGCTGGGCTACTCTTGGAAAAACGGGCTTCCTGTTCATCCTGACGGCCGTCTTCTCGGTTTTGTCGGTGACTTAACCGACCGCGGTCCCGCTTCAATCAAGGTGATCGAAGTTGTCCATGATCTTTGGGAGAAAGGACTTGCCTACTATGCTCCCGGAAATCATTGCAATAAACTATATCGCTGGTTCTTAGGAAACAATGTGCAAGTAACACATGGACTGGAAACGACTGTAGCTGAGCTTGAGCAATTGGAGAACCGGGACTTCAAACGGATAAAGAAGAAATTTATAACCTTATACGAACAGTCGCCTTTATACCAAATGCTCGATAACCGCCAATTAATCATCGCGCATGCCGGCATACGCGAACAGGATATCGGCAAATTCACCGCAAAAGTGAAAACATTTGTATTATACGGTGATATTACTGGAGAAAAGCATGCGGACGGCTCTCCCGTTCGCCGCGATTGGGCCAAGCATTACCGGGGACAGTCCTGGATCATTTACGGCCATACGCCGACGAGAGAAGTGCGGCAAATCCACCGCACAGCCAATATCGACACCGGCGCTGTTTTCGGAGGAAAGCTGACCGCTTTTCGGTATCCTGAAAAAACGATTGTGTCGGTTCCTTCCGCTATGCCTTATGTGCCCGAGAAATTCCGCGCGTTTGATTCATAA
- a CDS encoding GTP pyrophosphokinase, translated as MKHWDEFLAPYKQAVEELKVKLRGMRTQFEMGDEHSPIEFVTGRVKPIASILDKANQKGIPLDQLESEIQDIAGVRMMCQFVDDIKKVVLKLRMRKDFRIVEEKDYISHKKPSGYRSYHMVIEYPVQTINGEKKILAEIQIRTLAMNFWATIEHSLNYKYKGQFPEEIQKRLQGASEAAFRLDEEMSLIREEIQEAQAFFTMKKEQAKDHRKKK; from the coding sequence ATGAAACATTGGGATGAGTTTTTAGCACCTTATAAGCAAGCAGTGGAAGAACTGAAAGTGAAATTGCGCGGCATGAGAACCCAATTTGAGATGGGGGATGAGCATTCGCCGATCGAATTTGTAACAGGCCGCGTTAAGCCTATTGCCAGCATTTTGGATAAAGCAAATCAAAAAGGAATTCCGCTGGATCAATTAGAATCGGAAATACAGGATATTGCCGGTGTGCGCATGATGTGCCAGTTTGTCGATGATATTAAAAAAGTGGTTTTGAAGCTCAGAATGCGTAAAGACTTCCGAATTGTGGAAGAGAAAGACTATATCTCACATAAGAAGCCAAGCGGTTACCGCTCTTATCACATGGTAATTGAATATCCCGTGCAAACAATTAATGGAGAGAAAAAGATTCTGGCGGAAATTCAAATCCGCACGCTGGCCATGAATTTCTGGGCGACGATCGAGCATTCTTTAAATTACAAATATAAAGGCCAATTTCCTGAAGAGATTCAAAAGCGGCTACAAGGAGCATCAGAGGCCGCCTTTCGGCTGGATGAAGAAATGTCATTGATTCGCGAGGAAATTCAAGAAGCCCAAGCTTTCTTTACAATGAAAAAAGAGCAGGCGAAAGATCACAGAAAGAAAAAATAA
- a CDS encoding CotO family spore coat protein: MEKKKKTREPLMYIQQPSFTSPEANMQQSYRGNSAKAEEEKKKKKKAKEHQPKEKWDLDEEEETLKRKAEQKQQPSDSVKPAEQKAEQTDEPVYPSWMNIRPVKSFQEMTLDEKLSHLSRQFIPFPCEFLCRGETYRGILRELTENEIKVKTFKEDTVTISRGELEHIQMIGPR; encoded by the coding sequence ATGGAGAAGAAAAAGAAAACGCGGGAACCGCTTATGTATATTCAGCAGCCTTCATTTACAAGCCCAGAGGCCAACATGCAGCAGTCTTATCGCGGAAACAGCGCGAAGGCCGAAGAGGAGAAGAAAAAGAAGAAAAAGGCCAAGGAGCACCAGCCGAAGGAAAAATGGGATTTAGATGAGGAAGAGGAGACTCTAAAACGGAAAGCCGAACAGAAACAGCAGCCTTCTGATAGCGTAAAGCCGGCAGAGCAGAAAGCGGAGCAAACGGATGAGCCTGTCTATCCTTCTTGGATGAACATCCGGCCAGTCAAGTCATTTCAAGAAATGACGCTGGATGAGAAGCTTAGTCATCTATCCAGACAATTTATTCCTTTTCCTTGTGAGTTTTTATGCAGAGGAGAAACTTATCGGGGAATCCTTCGAGAGCTGACGGAGAATGAAATTAAGGTGAAGACGTTTAAAGAAGATACGGTGACGATAAGCCGGGGAGAATTAGAGCATATTCAAATGATTGGCCCGCGGTAA
- a CDS encoding CotY/CotZ family spore coat protein, with product MSCDKHDPISGTGCVCEVVRAIKDIQDQTMGEECLECKDCFIEPLGDLAGTRRRNADTRVFTLTTKEGNPFFAFFGPIDDPNHCDDVCVSIFFRVEDVFDNCCARLRVLVPLNEDRDPVDITNDCCVDLSKVCRVRNFRATRSCITVDLNCFCAVQCIKDVDLNICD from the coding sequence ATGAGCTGTGACAAACACGATCCTATCTCCGGTACCGGCTGCGTCTGCGAGGTGGTGCGCGCAATCAAGGATATCCAAGATCAAACTATGGGGGAAGAGTGCTTAGAATGTAAAGATTGCTTCATCGAGCCTCTTGGAGACCTGGCAGGAACTCGCCGCCGCAATGCAGATACGCGCGTCTTTACACTAACAACAAAAGAGGGGAATCCATTCTTCGCTTTCTTCGGTCCAATCGATGATCCGAATCATTGCGATGATGTCTGTGTCTCAATCTTTTTCCGTGTAGAAGACGTATTCGATAATTGCTGCGCCCGTCTTCGCGTGCTAGTACCTCTTAATGAAGACAGAGATCCAGTCGACATTACAAACGATTGCTGTGTTGACTTAAGCAAAGTATGCAGAGTAAGAAACTTCCGTGCGACTCGTAGCTGTATTACTGTTGACCTTAACTGCTTCTGCGCCGTTCAATGTATCAAAGACGTAGACTTAAACATTTGTGATTAA
- a CDS encoding NAD kinase yields the protein MKFAITSKGDAKSNALMHKIRTYLLDFKLTYDENQPDIVVSVGGDGTLLYAFHRYSSRLDKTAFVGVHTGHLGFYADWVPDEIEKLVIAIARTPYQIIEYPLLEAIIRYQHGGKETRYLALNESTVKSVEGTLVMDVEIRGDHFERFRGDGLCVSTPSGSTAYNKALGGAILHPSIRALQLAEMASINNRVFRTVGSPLILPAHHTCMLKPVNRSDFLVTIDHLTLLHKDVKSIQYRVANEKIRFARFRPFPFWKRVHDSFVSN from the coding sequence ATGAAGTTTGCTATTACCTCTAAAGGCGATGCGAAGTCTAATGCTTTAATGCATAAGATTCGCACATATTTGCTTGATTTTAAGTTAACCTATGATGAAAACCAGCCCGATATCGTTGTTTCGGTTGGGGGGGATGGCACTCTTTTGTATGCTTTTCACCGTTACAGCTCACGGCTTGATAAAACGGCATTTGTGGGAGTGCATACGGGACATTTAGGTTTTTATGCTGACTGGGTGCCTGATGAAATTGAAAAGCTGGTCATTGCCATCGCACGCACTCCTTACCAAATTATTGAATATCCGCTGCTGGAAGCGATTATCCGTTACCAGCACGGCGGCAAGGAAACGCGCTATTTAGCCTTAAACGAATCGACTGTTAAAAGTGTGGAGGGCACGCTGGTTATGGACGTGGAGATACGCGGCGATCATTTCGAACGCTTCCGCGGGGATGGCTTATGCGTATCCACTCCTTCAGGAAGCACGGCCTATAATAAAGCCCTTGGCGGAGCCATCCTCCATCCCTCCATTCGCGCATTGCAGCTTGCGGAGATGGCCTCCATCAATAACCGGGTATTCCGTACGGTAGGATCGCCGCTCATTTTGCCGGCACACCACACCTGCATGCTGAAGCCGGTCAACCGGTCTGATTTTCTCGTAACAATTGATCATTTAACTTTACTCCATAAAGATGTCAAGTCCATTCAATACCGTGTCGCCAATGAGAAAATCCGCTTTGCCCGCTTTCGTCCGTTTCCATTTTGGAAACGAGTCCATGATTCTTTTGTCAGCAATTAA